GCGCCCTCATGGTCGTCCTTGCCCTTGTCCTGGTCGTTGTTGCGGTCTGGGGACTGGCGCGCGTGCCGACCGCCTTCCTGCCGAACGAGGACCAAGGCTATCTGATTGTCAGCGCGCAACTGCCGGACGGCGCCTCAAAGGCGCGCACCGACGCGGTCATGCAGCAGATCTCGGCGATCGCCCGGAAAACGCCAGGCGTGGAGAGTGTGATCACTGTCAGCGGCATTTCAGTGCTCGACAACTTTGCAACGCTCGCCAACGCGGGAGTGGCCTTCGTGGTCCTCAAGGACTGGGACGTGCGTCTCAAACAGAAAGGACAGGATCTGCGTTCGATAACGCTGGGTCTCAATCGCTCCCTCCACGCGGTGACGCAGGCCGTGGTGTTCGCGCTTCCGCCGCCGCCGATCCAGGGCATCGGCAACGTCGGCGGCTTCACAATGCAGGTCGAAATCAGGAACGGCGATTTCGACTATGTCTTGTTGCAGAACCTGGCGGATGCGGTCGTCAGAGCCGGCAATGCGCAATCGGCCTTGCAGAGGCTCAACACGACTTTCCGCGCGAGCGCACCCCAGCTCAGCGTAACTGTCGACCGCACCAAGGCCGAGACGCTCGGCATCACGGTCGGCAATCTCTTTTCAGCTCTTTCGACCTACGTGGGATCGAACTACGCGGCCCAGTTCAACAAGTTTGGACACGTCTTCCAGCTTTACACGCAGGCGCTGCCTGCGTATCGGGCGAGCGCCGGCGACATCCGCAACCTCAAGGTCAGGGCCGGCAATGGAACCATGACGCCGATCGGAACGGTCGTCGACATCAAGGAGGTGCAAGGTCCCTCGCTGATCAGCCTCTATAATCTTTATCCGTCGGCGACGGTCGTCGGCAATCCCGCGCCCGGCTTCAGTTCGGGAGAGGCGCTCGACATCATGGACCAGATTGGCCAGCACGAACTGCCGTCCGGAACGGGATACGAATGGACGGCAATGTCCTACCAGGAGAAGGCGGTCGGCTCGCAAATGTATTTTGTTTTCGGCCTGGCGATCCTGCTGGTCTATTTCGTGCTGGCGGGCCAGTACGAGAGCTGGATCCTGCCGTTTGCCGTTATCCTCGGTGTGCCGCTCGCGCTTCTCGGGACAGTCGGCGCGCTGACGGCCCTTGGCGCCGCCAACAATCTCTATACGCAGATAGGGCTGATCCTTTTGATTGCGCTCGGCAGCAAGAATGCGATTTTGGTCGTGGAATATGCGCGACAGAGGCGAGCCGAGGGGATGGAAATCGTCGCGGCGGCGGTTGAGGGAGCCCGGCTCAGGTTCCGGCCCATCCTGATGACCTCATTCGCCTTTATTCTGGGTGTCTTGCCGCTTGTTTTTGCGACCGGCGCGGGCGCGGGGGCGCGGCGCTCGATCGGCATTCCGGTCTTCAGCGGCAT
Above is a genomic segment from Pirellulales bacterium containing:
- a CDS encoding efflux RND transporter permease subunit, translated to AMAAFGFSINLATLFAIVLAIGIVVDDAIVIVEGVSRYVEEGIPGREAAGRAMDDLIGPVIGITLVLMSVFIPAAFLPGLTGQLYRQFALVIAATAFISAINAVTLKPTQCALWLRAPVPPERRNLFYRGFNAAFGATERGYVRLVGAMTRRSALMVVLALVLVVVAVWGLARVPTAFLPNEDQGYLIVSAQLPDGASKARTDAVMQQISAIARKTPGVESVITVSGISVLDNFATLANAGVAFVVLKDWDVRLKQKGQDLRSITLGLNRSLHAVTQAVVFALPPPPIQGIGNVGGFTMQVEIRNGDFDYVLLQNLADAVVRAGNAQSALQRLNTTFRASAPQLSVTVDRTKAETLGITVGNLFSALSTYVGSNYAAQFNKFGHVFQLYTQALPAYRASAGDIRNLKVRAGNGTMTPIGTVVDIKEVQGPSLISLYNLYPSATVVGNPAPGFSSGEALDIMDQIGQHELPSGTGYEWTAMSYQEKAVGSQMYFVFGLAILLVYFVLAGQYESWILPFAVILGVPLALLGTVGALTALGAANNLYTQIGLILLIALGSKNAILVVEYARQRRAEGMEIVAAAVEGARLRFRPILMTSFAFILGVLPLVFATGAGAGARRSIGIPVFSGMIASTCLVVVFVPSFYVVMQRLDERRRRRSMRNDTPVA